The Bradyrhizobium ottawaense genome window below encodes:
- a CDS encoding DUF6285 domain-containing protein, with amino-acid sequence MQDEPTPIELTKSVADFLRNDITPLISGHQAFKLRVAINILDLVTRQLTREEGSDAEEVARLRALLGIDGSVTELNHALAERIAKGEVDLATPGLAEHLWATTMDKLAVDQPNYASYKRELGRGG; translated from the coding sequence ATGCAGGACGAACCGACCCCGATCGAGCTGACCAAATCGGTCGCCGATTTCTTGCGCAACGACATCACGCCGCTGATCAGCGGTCACCAGGCCTTCAAGCTGCGCGTCGCCATCAACATCCTCGACCTCGTCACGCGACAGCTGACGCGGGAGGAGGGGAGTGATGCTGAGGAAGTGGCGCGCCTGCGCGCGCTGCTGGGCATCGACGGCTCGGTGACCGAACTCAACCACGCGCTCGCCGAGCGCATCGCCAAGGGCGAGGTCGACCTCGCAACGCCGGGCCTTGCCGAGCACCTGTGGGCGACCACGATGGACAAGCTCGCCGTCGATCAGCCGAATTACGCGTCGTACAAGCGTGAGCTGGGGCGGGGCGGGTAG